One part of the Methanococcoides sp. AM1 genome encodes these proteins:
- a CDS encoding cytochrome c biogenesis protein: MSDKSLTGKVLPLVAAATMLLAIGMIFFYLPEMKGESGEVLDSSFRIFYFHMPIAITSYLAFTVVFVSSVLYLKNGEYKWDIISRSAAEVGVIFALLVLVTGSIWAKATWGWYWIWEPRLTTSLALFLVYVAYLLLRQAIDAPDKRARLAAVFGILGFVSVPLSFLSIRLWRSAHPLMFGEAASGSGGGLEGTSLQLTLLVNIVAFLLLFAAIVSYKIGNEDLEEEISSLRASLR; this comes from the coding sequence ATGTCGGATAAGAGTTTAACAGGCAAGGTCTTGCCATTGGTAGCTGCTGCAACAATGTTGCTGGCCATTGGCATGATATTCTTTTACCTGCCTGAGATGAAAGGCGAGTCCGGTGAGGTCTTGGACAGCAGTTTCAGGATATTCTATTTCCATATGCCCATTGCAATAACATCCTATCTTGCATTTACAGTTGTTTTCGTGTCCAGTGTTCTCTATTTGAAGAATGGTGAATACAAATGGGATATTATTTCACGCTCTGCTGCAGAGGTGGGTGTGATCTTCGCTTTACTTGTACTGGTAACAGGTTCCATCTGGGCAAAGGCAACATGGGGATGGTACTGGATATGGGAGCCACGTCTTACTACTTCCCTTGCACTTTTCCTTGTCTATGTAGCTTACCTGTTGTTACGTCAGGCAATTGATGCTCCGGATAAACGTGCACGCCTTGCAGCAGTATTTGGTATACTTGGTTTTGTCTCTGTTCCCCTGAGCTTTTTGTCCATACGCCTATGGCGTTCAGCTCATCCTTTAATGTTCGGAGAGGCTGCTTCCGGTTCAGGTGGCGGACTTGAGGGTACATCTCTTCAGTTGACCCTGCTTGTGAACATAGTTGCATTCCTACTTCTTTTCGCAGCTATAGTTTCGTACAAGATAGGTAATGAGGATCTTGAAGAAGAGATCAGCTCATTAAGAGCATCTCTAAGATGA
- a CDS encoding heme exporter protein CcmB: protein MIRIFDIAAKDLKEEFRTKQMLNSMVIFSLLVIVIFSISFGSILGSSENVEMIAPGVLWIAFIFAGSIGLSRSFVAELENGCLEALKLCPVSRSAIYTGKAIANIVLMLMVEIITIPLFVILFNYNLGGLLLPGLVIALGTIGFVCVGTLLSALTVNTRTREILLPVLLLPLVLPVLIPAVMATGSALSGASLGVISQELRLLLVYDVVFFLVGQLVFEYVIQD, encoded by the coding sequence ATGATACGCATCTTTGACATCGCAGCAAAGGACCTTAAAGAGGAATTCCGCACCAAGCAGATGCTTAATTCCATGGTGATCTTCTCGCTGCTTGTTATCGTTATTTTTAGCATTTCCTTCGGCTCGATCCTTGGTTCTTCGGAAAATGTGGAGATGATCGCTCCGGGTGTTCTCTGGATAGCATTCATCTTTGCAGGTTCGATAGGCCTCTCCCGTTCTTTTGTAGCAGAACTGGAAAATGGCTGCCTTGAAGCTTTGAAGCTTTGTCCTGTGAGCAGGTCTGCTATCTATACAGGAAAAGCCATTGCAAACATCGTCCTGATGCTGATGGTGGAAATTATCACAATCCCTCTCTTCGTCATCCTGTTCAACTATAACCTAGGTGGACTACTTTTACCGGGTCTGGTGATCGCTCTGGGAACTATCGGTTTTGTTTGCGTGGGCACACTACTCTCAGCACTGACGGTAAATACCCGCACACGTGAGATACTGCTTCCTGTATTGCTCTTGCCACTGGTACTTCCGGTGCTCATACCTGCGGTGATGGCAACAGGTAGTGCACTCTCGGGTGCATCTCTGGGTGTTATCTCACAGGAGCTGAGGTTGTTGCTTGTTTATGATGTTGTTTTCTTCCTTGTGGGACAGCTTGTCTTTGAATACGTGATACAGGATTAA
- a CDS encoding ABC transporter ATP-binding protein — MDSILSLSNVSKSYGNVPVLKGIDLDIKKGEFIAILGANGAGKTTLVKIMSTLSSPSEGSVEIRGHNVAEDPASVRSMIGMISHETYLYNDLTAEENLRFFGKMYGISAGYLEDRINELLEQVELSGRSDDRVATFSRGMKQRLSIARSLIHEPALLFLDEPYTGLDQHASLTFEKVLQDLDPEDTTRVMVTHDITNTFKMCSRVLILDEGIIVFDSPMSDVSSAEELKDIYISHVSSHRSI; from the coding sequence ATGGATAGCATACTGTCACTAAGCAATGTTTCTAAAAGCTACGGGAATGTTCCTGTTCTCAAAGGTATTGATCTTGACATCAAAAAAGGGGAGTTCATTGCCATACTTGGAGCCAATGGGGCAGGCAAAACAACTCTTGTTAAGATCATGTCGACACTTTCCTCTCCTTCGGAAGGATCGGTTGAGATCAGGGGGCATAACGTTGCAGAAGACCCGGCTTCAGTAAGAAGCATGATCGGTATGATCTCCCATGAAACATATCTGTACAACGACCTAACAGCAGAGGAAAACTTACGGTTCTTCGGAAAGATGTATGGCATAAGTGCAGGATATCTCGAAGATCGCATAAATGAACTTCTGGAGCAGGTAGAACTTAGCGGCAGGTCTGATGACAGGGTTGCTACTTTTTCCAGGGGTATGAAACAGCGCCTTTCCATTGCAAGGTCACTGATACATGAGCCGGCACTTTTGTTCCTTGATGAGCCATATACCGGACTGGACCAGCATGCAAGCCTGACATTTGAGAAAGTACTTCAGGACCTTGATCCTGAGGATACTACAAGAGTGATGGTAACCCATGATATTACAAACACGTTCAAAATGTGCAGCCGTGTCCTGATACTGGATGAAGGTATTATCGTATTCGACAGCCCGATGTCTGATGTGAGTTCAGCAGAAGAGCTAAAAGATATCTACATTTCTCATGTAAGCAGCCATCGTTCAATATAA
- a CDS encoding TIGR00269 family protein: MPIKCMKCNKDAIIFQKYSGMHLCKKHFIEDVERKIKLTIRKQYNVEKGDIIAVALSGGKDSIVLLHILHKIFSKRRDVEIVAITIDEGIEGYREVTLEKARKLTSELGIRHIVRSFKDEYDKTLDELVAQERKLGACSYCGVLRKSLMNKIANEISATKLATGHNLDDEAQTIMMNHLGGDVERMIRLSPPRALEGLVLRAKPLRKVPEKEVALYAIVNDLPFDMSECPYAHEALRGEVRDMINEFEVNHPGTKYSIMRGFDKMVGILGREFPQASLTDCRVCGEPCTAELCQACKLLGRN, from the coding sequence ATGCCCATTAAATGCATGAAATGTAACAAGGATGCCATTATTTTCCAGAAATACTCCGGCATGCACCTTTGCAAGAAACATTTCATTGAAGATGTGGAACGCAAGATCAAGCTGACCATCAGAAAGCAGTACAATGTCGAGAAAGGCGACATCATTGCAGTCGCCCTTAGCGGGGGAAAGGACAGTATTGTCCTGTTACACATACTTCACAAGATATTCAGCAAGAGGCGGGATGTGGAGATCGTTGCGATCACTATTGACGAAGGCATTGAGGGCTACAGGGAAGTTACCCTTGAAAAAGCAAGAAAGCTCACATCCGAACTTGGTATCAGACATATTGTGCGTTCTTTTAAGGATGAATATGACAAAACGCTTGATGAGCTGGTCGCACAGGAGAGAAAACTTGGAGCATGCAGTTACTGTGGTGTCCTGAGAAAATCCCTGATGAACAAGATCGCAAATGAGATCAGTGCTACAAAGCTTGCCACCGGCCACAATCTGGATGATGAGGCTCAGACCATAATGATGAACCACCTCGGCGGCGATGTGGAACGTATGATACGTCTTTCGCCACCACGAGCTCTGGAAGGTCTTGTGCTTCGTGCAAAACCTTTACGCAAGGTTCCTGAGAAAGAGGTCGCTTTGTATGCCATTGTGAACGACCTACCATTCGACATGAGCGAATGCCCGTATGCCCATGAAGCTCTCAGGGGTGAGGTAAGGGACATGATAAACGAATTTGAGGTGAACCATCCCGGAACCAAGTACTCTATTATGAGAGGGTTCGACAAGATGGTAGGAATACTTGGGAGGGAATTCCCACAGGCCAGCCTCACAGATTGCAGGGTTTGTGGCGAGCCATGTACAGCCGAGCTTTGTCAGGCATGCAAGCTTCTTGGGCGAAACTAA
- a CDS encoding DUF523 domain-containing protein, translating to MQEKNGKEILVIGHCLANVYSRLKGIKAPPKMEICSRNVIQLPCPEMIYLGSARREITKDQLETPNYRRFCRSLFEPFADMLEQFYQEGYSIKILGVPKSPSCGAQTTTIGGPAGRVDEFAHETVEGLGVFYEEIVQELEERGVFFEMCDS from the coding sequence ATGCAAGAAAAGAATGGAAAAGAGATACTGGTTATCGGGCATTGCCTGGCAAATGTATATTCCCGACTCAAAGGTATCAAAGCCCCACCTAAAATGGAGATATGCAGCAGGAATGTGATTCAGCTTCCATGTCCTGAAATGATCTATCTTGGCAGTGCCCGCAGGGAGATCACAAAAGACCAGCTGGAAACCCCGAACTACAGACGCTTTTGTCGCTCTCTTTTCGAGCCTTTTGCAGATATGCTCGAGCAATTCTACCAGGAAGGCTATTCTATAAAGATACTAGGAGTTCCAAAGAGCCCCTCATGCGGTGCACAGACCACGACCATAGGAGGACCTGCCGGACGTGTCGATGAATTTGCACACGAGACTGTGGAAGGCTTGGGAGTTTTCTACGAAGAGATAGTGCAGGAACTTGAAGAGAGAGGGGTCTTCTTCGAGATGTGTGATTCATGA
- a CDS encoding class I SAM-dependent methyltransferase gives MSNIMPFERYTSRYEKWFEDNIQVYGSELKALRASVPSFSRGIEVGVGSGRFAAPLNIHLGIDPSSSMLDISRKKGIEVVRGVAEKLPFTDSSFDLALMVTTICFLDDIASAFREVNRILMPGGSFVIGFIDKNSPLGRSYQEKRSNNVFYSLATFYSVEEVVSLLKASGFDDLFFTQTVFRGLKDIKDIEPALPGHGQGSFVVIRAVK, from the coding sequence ATGTCAAATATAATGCCATTTGAAAGGTACACATCCAGATATGAAAAATGGTTCGAGGATAACATCCAGGTCTATGGGTCAGAGTTGAAGGCACTAAGAGCTAGTGTACCATCCTTTTCAAGAGGAATTGAGGTTGGTGTTGGGAGCGGCAGATTCGCAGCTCCGTTGAATATTCATTTAGGTATAGACCCCTCGTCTAGCATGTTGGATATCTCCCGAAAAAAAGGAATTGAAGTTGTTCGGGGTGTAGCTGAAAAACTTCCTTTTACAGATTCCAGTTTTGACCTTGCACTGATGGTCACAACCATCTGTTTTCTGGATGATATTGCATCTGCATTCAGGGAAGTGAACAGGATCCTGATGCCCGGAGGTTCCTTTGTTATAGGATTTATAGACAAGAACAGCCCTCTTGGCAGATCATATCAGGAAAAAAGGTCAAATAATGTTTTCTATAGCCTGGCAACTTTCTATTCTGTGGAAGAGGTCGTATCCCTTCTCAAAGCATCCGGTTTTGATGACCTGTTTTTCACCCAGACGGTCTTCAGGGGCCTGAAGGACATAAAGGACATAGAACCTGCGCTGCCAGGTCATGGGCAGGGCTCCTTTGTTGTGATCAGAGCTGTGAAGTGA
- a CDS encoding sodium-translocating pyrophosphatase, with the protein MESLIYLAPLAGIVSLVFAAFFASRVLKEGTGTKEMQEISLAIQEGAMAYLNRQYKTVAVVAIILAALMFFLLGDDSGKIAIGFIVGAAASALAGYVGMNVSVRANVRTAHAASKSLQEAMSVAFRGGAVTGLAVVGLALLGTSGFYILFGDVDLVVGFGFGASLISLFARVGGGIFTKAADVGADLVGKIEAGIPEDDPRNAGVIADNVGDNVGDCAGMGADLFETYVVTVLASMLLGSLIIESYPNAILYPLILGSVAIFASIISIFFVKVGNDGKIMKALYKGVAVSAILSLIAFYFVTDSLMGDIRLYYASIVGIVIMVLMVIFTEYYTSTSFRPVKTIAKASETGAGTNVISGLAIGFESTALPLIIIVAGILASYFVVGGATDPAMGVYGIAIAAAAMLSTTGMIVALDSYGPITDNAGGIAEMAKMPAEVRKITDELDAVGNTTKAVTKGYAIGSAALGALALFADYRHKVNLEAGSLSLDNPIVLVGLLIGALLPFLFTAVTMRAVGTAAFAIVNEVRRQFREIPGIMEGTAKPEYGKCVDIVTAAAIREMAIPGILAIFVPLLVGIVLGPEALGGLLIGIIVAGLLLAMTMNNGGGAWDNAKKLIEDGKYGGKGSDAHKAAIVGDTVGDPFKDTSGPALNALIKVVNMIAILFSSLFIGKGLF; encoded by the coding sequence ATGGAGAGTTTAATTTACCTTGCCCCTCTGGCAGGTATTGTAAGCTTGGTATTTGCTGCATTCTTTGCTTCCCGTGTCCTGAAAGAAGGAACCGGTACAAAGGAGATGCAGGAGATATCACTTGCGATCCAGGAGGGTGCTATGGCTTATCTGAACCGTCAGTATAAGACCGTAGCTGTAGTAGCAATTATTCTTGCTGCGCTTATGTTCTTCCTTCTGGGAGATGACAGTGGCAAGATCGCAATCGGATTCATCGTTGGTGCAGCTGCATCCGCACTTGCTGGATATGTTGGAATGAACGTATCTGTCAGGGCTAATGTCAGGACAGCACACGCAGCTTCAAAAAGCTTGCAGGAAGCAATGTCCGTCGCATTCCGCGGTGGGGCTGTAACAGGACTTGCAGTAGTAGGTCTTGCACTGCTGGGTACCAGTGGTTTCTACATCCTTTTCGGCGATGTTGATCTTGTAGTCGGATTCGGTTTCGGTGCAAGTCTTATCAGCCTTTTCGCAAGGGTCGGTGGAGGTATCTTCACAAAGGCTGCCGATGTCGGTGCTGATCTTGTGGGTAAGATCGAGGCTGGTATTCCTGAGGATGATCCAAGGAATGCTGGTGTCATTGCTGACAACGTAGGTGACAATGTCGGTGACTGTGCTGGAATGGGTGCAGATCTGTTCGAGACATATGTCGTTACTGTCCTCGCATCAATGCTTCTTGGTTCCCTGATCATCGAATCATATCCAAACGCTATCCTTTACCCATTGATCCTCGGTTCAGTGGCTATCTTTGCTTCCATTATCTCTATCTTCTTCGTGAAAGTAGGAAACGATGGAAAGATAATGAAAGCGCTCTATAAGGGTGTTGCAGTATCAGCAATTCTTAGTCTGATCGCATTCTATTTCGTGACCGATTCCCTCATGGGCGACATTAGATTGTACTACGCATCCATTGTGGGTATTGTCATAATGGTATTGATGGTAATATTTACAGAGTACTACACTTCCACAAGCTTCCGTCCGGTCAAGACAATTGCCAAGGCATCCGAAACCGGTGCTGGTACAAATGTCATCTCCGGTCTCGCTATTGGATTTGAGAGTACAGCACTTCCACTTATCATCATCGTTGCCGGTATCCTTGCATCCTACTTCGTAGTAGGCGGTGCAACTGATCCTGCAATGGGTGTTTACGGTATTGCTATTGCAGCAGCAGCAATGTTGTCAACGACTGGTATGATCGTGGCTCTTGACTCATACGGTCCTATCACCGACAATGCTGGTGGTATCGCTGAAATGGCAAAGATGCCTGCGGAAGTACGCAAGATCACCGACGAACTTGATGCAGTCGGAAACACAACGAAGGCTGTAACAAAGGGTTACGCAATAGGTTCTGCTGCACTGGGTGCACTGGCACTTTTCGCAGATTACAGGCACAAAGTTAACCTCGAAGCAGGTTCACTCAGTCTTGACAATCCTATTGTTCTCGTTGGTCTCCTTATCGGTGCACTGCTCCCATTCCTGTTCACTGCTGTCACAATGAGGGCAGTAGGAACTGCAGCATTCGCTATTGTTAACGAAGTTCGCCGCCAGTTCAGGGAGATCCCTGGTATCATGGAAGGCACTGCAAAGCCGGAATACGGTAAGTGTGTAGACATCGTTACTGCAGCAGCTATCCGTGAAATGGCAATTCCAGGTATCCTCGCGATCTTCGTTCCACTTTTAGTTGGAATCGTGCTTGGTCCGGAGGCTCTTGGTGGATTGCTTATCGGTATCATCGTTGCAGGTCTTCTCCTTGCTATGACCATGAACAATGGTGGAGGAGCATGGGATAACGCAAAGAAGCTCATCGAAGACGGAAAATATGGCGGAAAGGGTTCCGATGCTCACAAGGCAGCAATTGTCGGTGACACAGTCGGTGACCCATTCAAGGACACATCAGGTCCTGCTCTTAACGCACTGATCAAGGTAGTTAACATGATCGCGATCCTGTTCTCTTCCCTGTTCATCGGAAAAGGCCTGTTCTAA
- a CDS encoding ABC transporter ATP-binding protein, whose amino-acid sequence MSSLLTVNNLVKTFEGHRVLNGLDLDVEKGETLGLFGSSGSGKTTVGRCIVGLEKPDSGEILFEGNDFLTMGRRERKSVRPKIQMIFQHPEISLNPRLKALDSLVEPMKIHGCYDSSSLSDKVDELLDMVGLRSEHLKRYPAHLSGGEIQRIVLARILSINPEFIVADEPTSMLDVSVQAQVLKIMEKIQQERGISYLLISHDIDVLRKVCNRIAYLENGIITRIEKV is encoded by the coding sequence ATGTCATCTTTATTGACTGTAAATAATCTTGTCAAAACGTTCGAAGGCCACAGGGTACTTAATGGCCTTGATCTTGATGTTGAAAAAGGGGAGACTCTGGGACTTTTCGGAAGTAGTGGTTCAGGTAAGACAACGGTCGGCAGGTGTATCGTGGGTCTGGAAAAACCGGATTCGGGTGAAATACTTTTTGAAGGGAATGATTTTCTTACCATGGGCCGTAGAGAGAGAAAAAGTGTGCGTCCAAAGATTCAGATGATCTTCCAGCATCCGGAAATTTCCTTGAATCCAAGGCTTAAGGCGCTTGATAGCCTTGTTGAACCCATGAAAATTCACGGTTGTTATGACAGTTCTTCCCTTTCGGATAAGGTTGACGAGTTGCTTGATATGGTGGGGTTGAGAAGTGAGCATCTGAAACGCTATCCTGCACATCTTAGTGGTGGTGAGATCCAGAGAATTGTGCTGGCTCGCATTCTTTCTATCAATCCGGAGTTCATTGTGGCTGATGAACCCACTTCTATGCTGGATGTTTCGGTGCAGGCACAGGTGTTGAAAATTATGGAGAAAATTCAGCAGGAAAGGGGCATCTCGTACCTTCTGATATCCCATGACATTGATGTCCTGAGGAAAGTATGCAACAGGATAGCTTATCTGGAGAATGGAATAATAACAAGAATAGAAAAAGTGTAA
- a CDS encoding ABC transporter ATP-binding protein: protein MAILNVSNLSVGFVTENGTVKAVNNVSFEVKKGETFGIIGESGSGKSVIGQAILRLLPSNATVKGDIFFGGVDVLSRSNSQMRQIRGKKISLIPQNPSGSLNPLLKNRIQVSEVFEVMGIDKKEGLKVALQMMKEMFLKDPSGILENYPHELSGGMKQRLLAAMCLSYSPELLIADEPTKGLDSRSRAGSVDLFSHVKNDHGSSMLVITHDLDFALEICDRVAVMYAGEIVEIGSAAKVLRNPSHPYTKGLLNALPRNGLVPLEGQTPSRIDLPEGCLFSGRCSSCSDRCHIDHPEIKIIDGGIVKCHLY, encoded by the coding sequence ATGGCTATTCTTAATGTAAGTAACCTTAGTGTGGGCTTCGTGACTGAGAACGGAACTGTAAAAGCGGTAAATAACGTTTCTTTTGAAGTAAAAAAAGGTGAAACCTTTGGGATCATAGGTGAAAGTGGTTCAGGTAAATCTGTTATAGGGCAGGCTATTTTACGTTTGCTTCCTTCCAATGCTACCGTGAAAGGGGACATATTTTTTGGCGGAGTAGATGTCCTTTCCCGGAGTAACAGCCAGATGAGACAGATCCGGGGCAAAAAGATTTCGTTGATCCCTCAGAATCCCTCTGGTTCCCTAAATCCTTTACTTAAAAACAGGATACAGGTAAGTGAAGTCTTTGAAGTTATGGGGATTGACAAAAAGGAGGGTTTAAAGGTAGCACTCCAGATGATGAAAGAGATGTTTCTCAAAGATCCTTCCGGGATCCTTGAAAATTATCCTCATGAACTTTCAGGAGGCATGAAGCAAAGGCTTTTGGCAGCGATGTGCCTTTCTTATAGCCCTGAACTTCTCATTGCTGATGAACCTACAAAGGGGCTTGATTCACGTTCAAGGGCAGGGTCTGTCGATCTTTTCAGTCATGTGAAGAACGATCATGGAAGTTCCATGCTTGTAATTACTCATGATCTTGATTTTGCGCTGGAGATATGTGACAGAGTTGCGGTGATGTATGCAGGGGAAATTGTGGAGATCGGATCAGCTGCAAAAGTATTACGAAATCCTTCCCATCCCTATACAAAGGGTCTTTTGAATGCCCTGCCACGCAATGGTCTTGTACCTCTGGAGGGTCAGACTCCCAGCAGGATCGATCTTCCCGAAGGTTGTCTTTTTTCCGGAAGGTGTAGCTCATGTTCGGATAGGTGTCATATTGACCATCCGGAGATCAAAATAATTGATGGAGGGATTGTCAAATGTCATCTTTATTGA
- a CDS encoding ABC transporter permease yields MQFKEKGGITGKILRRKDMTLAMVLLVALVMVAVFNPLLSSSDPNAIDLKNKNLAPSQQHLLGTDYLGRDIFDRLVAGTTTSLSISAGVTAISLIIGIGIGCISGYYGGFVDEGLSRLIDVFLSFPGIIFALAIMGFLGSSVSNLILALSVVHWAKYARLMRGQVLSIKENEYVLSAKTIGAGDFHIMRRHLIPNSIATVFVLATIDIGHVILSIAALNFLGIGLPTDIPEWGAMLSAGKEFMRTSPYQTIFPGLTITLVVIIFSIIGEGLRDILDPNERGDDF; encoded by the coding sequence TTGCAGTTTAAGGAAAAAGGCGGCATTACAGGAAAAATCCTCCGAAGAAAAGACATGACCCTGGCCATGGTATTGCTTGTGGCATTAGTGATGGTTGCGGTTTTTAATCCCTTGTTATCTTCATCAGATCCCAACGCCATTGACCTTAAAAATAAGAACCTTGCCCCATCACAGCAACATCTACTGGGGACAGATTACCTTGGCAGGGATATTTTTGACAGGCTGGTTGCAGGAACGACTACTTCCCTTTCCATCTCAGCCGGAGTAACCGCCATCTCTCTTATCATAGGAATTGGTATTGGCTGCATTTCCGGATATTATGGGGGTTTTGTCGATGAGGGCCTTTCCCGCCTGATAGATGTGTTCCTATCGTTCCCCGGCATAATTTTTGCTCTGGCTATAATGGGTTTTCTGGGAAGCAGCGTATCTAACCTCATCCTTGCTTTGTCTGTAGTCCACTGGGCCAAATACGCCCGTCTTATGCGGGGGCAGGTGCTTTCTATAAAAGAGAACGAATACGTATTATCGGCAAAGACCATTGGTGCGGGTGACTTCCATATCATGAGAAGGCACCTGATTCCAAACTCCATTGCAACGGTCTTTGTCCTTGCAACAATAGATATAGGTCATGTAATTCTTTCCATTGCAGCTCTTAATTTTCTTGGTATAGGTCTCCCTACAGATATCCCTGAATGGGGTGCCATGCTAAGTGCAGGGAAGGAGTTTATGCGGACCTCTCCCTACCAGACAATATTCCCGGGCCTTACAATTACACTGGTTGTTATAATTTTCAGTATAATCGGTGAAGGCTTGCGGGATATTCTTGACCCCAATGAAAGAGGTGATGATTTCTGA
- a CDS encoding ABC transporter permease: MYRYVLKRMAFVLITLFAVIALTFFLMNVIPGGTSELILKHTFIGLEESATEEQLAQISDRYNLNAPLYIQFIEWIKSGFLEGDLGTSFVYHKPVLHLLMLRLPATIILALSSMTIAVIGGVSLGIYAALRENRFADHLLRFLTLFGVSMPGFWIGLILILLFSVYLKLVPVAGYGSIENLILPSLALSIHSLASIMRVTRTSMLETLGEDYIKFATAKGLPVNKIISRHALKNSILPVVTVLGFQMGSMLGGSVVIEKVFAWPGIGSLLVDSIFARDLPVVQACIIVIVFLFLVVNFVVDLIYVYLDPRIKYR; encoded by the coding sequence ATGTATAGATATGTTCTCAAAAGAATGGCTTTTGTGCTCATTACCCTTTTTGCAGTAATTGCGTTGACATTTTTCCTCATGAACGTAATACCCGGCGGGACGTCTGAACTGATATTGAAACACACGTTCATAGGTCTTGAGGAATCTGCTACCGAAGAACAGCTGGCACAGATCTCAGATCGTTACAATCTCAATGCCCCTCTCTACATTCAGTTCATTGAATGGATAAAAAGCGGTTTTCTTGAAGGTGACCTGGGGACATCTTTTGTCTACCACAAACCCGTGCTACACCTCTTAATGCTACGGCTTCCTGCGACCATAATTCTTGCATTATCAAGCATGACGATTGCAGTTATTGGGGGCGTTTCACTGGGTATATATGCGGCATTGCGGGAAAACAGGTTCGCAGATCACCTGCTGCGTTTTCTTACACTTTTTGGAGTTTCAATGCCCGGGTTTTGGATTGGTTTGATATTGATCCTGTTATTTTCGGTTTACCTGAAGTTAGTACCCGTTGCAGGATATGGAAGTATTGAAAACCTGATACTGCCCTCACTTGCCCTCTCCATTCACTCCCTTGCATCCATAATGAGGGTGACAAGGACAAGCATGCTTGAAACACTCGGAGAGGATTACATAAAGTTTGCAACTGCAAAAGGATTGCCTGTAAACAAGATCATAAGCAGGCATGCTCTAAAGAATTCCATCTTGCCGGTGGTTACAGTACTTGGTTTCCAGATGGGGTCAATGCTAGGTGGGTCCGTAGTAATAGAAAAAGTGTTTGCATGGCCCGGAATCGGCAGTTTGCTTGTGGACTCTATATTTGCACGTGATCTGCCGGTGGTGCAGGCATGTATCATAGTAATAGTGTTCCTGTTCCTTGTTGTAAATTTCGTGGTTGACCTGATTTATGTCTACCTTGACCCGAGAATAAAGTATAGGTGA